A window from Saccharomyces eubayanus strain FM1318 chromosome XIV, whole genome shotgun sequence encodes these proteins:
- the SOL1 gene encoding Sol1p: MTTTVPKVFAFHEFTGVAEAVADHVIHAQNSALKKGKASKSRQMSGTSLNGGGNTSESKAMERVNSVRSNASSRGGNDDGITKKLKKEKERRFKIALSGGSLIQVLHEGLLKRDDVQWGKWDIYFADERLVPFSSSESNYGLAKREIFDLIDTEKYGTPRIYHIDESLIDDPQECADNYEKILIKRFAGRDSVKLPMFDLFLLGCAPDGHIASLFPNFQENLRENLAWVIPVEHAPSGPSNRISLTIPVICHSHRVTFVVEGATKAPVIKTIMERPEKGLPSSIVNEGAAGRVSWFVDDDALIDVFVTKKKYKFYDDDNLTE; this comes from the coding sequence ATGACTACGACCGTTCCCAAAGTGTTTGCATTTCATGAATTTACAGGGGTAGCTGAAGCAGTTGCCGATCATGTTATTCATGCCCAGAACTCAGCCCTCAAGAAGGGAAAGGCTTCAAAATCCAGGCAAATGTCCGGGACGAGCTTGAACGGAGGTGGAAACACTTCAGAATCCAAAGCCATGGAGAGAGTAAATTCTGTAAGGAGTAATGCTTCCAGCCGTGGTGGTAATGACGACGGCATcaccaagaaattgaagaaggagaaagagagaaggTTCAAGATCGCTTTGTCTGGGGGTTCGTTAATCCAGGTGTTGCACGAAGGcttgttgaaaagagaCGATGTACAATGGGGAAAGTGGGACATTTATTTCGCAGATGAAAGATTGGTGCCCTTCAGCTCCAGTGAAAGTAACTACGGGCTAGCTAAGagagaaatttttgatttgatagATACAGAGAAATATGGTACCCCAAGAATTTATCACATTGATGAGTCGTTGATAGATGACCCCCAAGAATGCGCAGATAACTATGAAAAGATTCTGATTAAACGGTTTGCCGGTAGAGATTCTGTCAAACTACCGATGTTTGATTTATTCTTACTAGGGTGTGCTCCTGATGGCCATATTGCGTCATTGTTCCCcaatttccaagaaaatctGCGTGAAAACTTGGCATGGGTCATACCAGTGGAGCACGCCCCCAGCGGACCATCGAATAGAATATCGCTAACTATTCCGGTGATTTGTCATTCTCACAGAGTAACGTTTGTCGTTGAAGGTGCCACGAAGGCGCCCGTTATCAAAACTATAATGGAGAGACCTGAAAAGGGGTTGCCCAGTAGTATTGTTAATGAAGGCGCTGCTGGTCGTGTTTCATGGTTTGTGGACGACGATGCTTTGATAGACGTCTTTGtgaccaagaagaagtacAAGTTTTACGACGACGACAACTTAACAGAGTAG